From the genome of Turicibacter faecis, one region includes:
- a CDS encoding AI-2E family transporter — MTKETVKYSLFLTIFGVLFYRLTGYPEFFYRLIGSVVGIFKPFLIGAILVALTNPIVLWFERRLKCSRGLSIFNAYLVMVGGVLCCVGLIIPSCLVGVSECIMEITKHIRSLDSNQFGYEVIERIPYWNEILAYIEENIQSISQSTFRIVNQLSTSLWSSLIGVLAEILQWFLGFTISIYLIIDQQKVFCSFQRFLAGYFPRQEERVLYFTRFTYHTFQDYMVGRLLDSLIVGLLALIGFSVLKVPYVLLFSFIVFITNIIPYFGPIIGAIFPIGMTLMIDPIRAIWVAIFIFVLQQLDGNVIGPKIMGDSVGLSPLWIISVVILGGSLFGFIGVFLAVPISAVMKEVYELMLKKRLKR, encoded by the coding sequence ATGACGAAGGAAACAGTAAAGTATAGTCTATTTTTAACTATTTTTGGGGTTTTATTTTATCGCCTAACCGGCTATCCCGAGTTTTTTTATCGTCTGATAGGGTCCGTTGTAGGGATTTTTAAGCCATTTTTGATTGGAGCTATTTTAGTCGCGTTAACGAACCCTATTGTCCTTTGGTTTGAAAGACGGCTAAAATGTTCTCGTGGGTTAAGTATCTTTAATGCGTATTTGGTTATGGTAGGGGGAGTCCTTTGTTGTGTTGGCTTAATTATCCCATCGTGTTTAGTTGGAGTGTCTGAGTGTATTATGGAAATCACGAAACATATTCGATCTTTAGATTCAAATCAGTTTGGCTATGAGGTGATAGAGAGAATTCCGTATTGGAATGAGATTTTGGCATATATAGAGGAAAATATCCAAAGTATTAGTCAAAGTACATTTCGCATTGTGAATCAGTTATCGACTTCTTTATGGTCCTCACTGATAGGCGTGTTAGCCGAGATTTTACAATGGTTTTTAGGTTTTACTATTTCAATTTATTTAATCATCGATCAACAGAAGGTTTTTTGTTCGTTCCAACGTTTTTTAGCAGGCTATTTTCCAAGGCAAGAAGAACGGGTTCTTTATTTTACCCGATTTACTTATCATACGTTTCAAGATTATATGGTAGGCCGGTTATTGGATTCATTAATTGTTGGTCTGCTTGCGCTAATCGGTTTTTCGGTCTTGAAGGTACCCTATGTTTTATTGTTTTCTTTTATTGTTTTTATCACCAATATTATTCCGTATTTCGGTCCTATCATTGGAGCGATTTTTCCGATTGGTATGACGTTGATGATCGATCCCATTCGTGCGATTTGGGTCGCCATTTTCATTTTTGTCTTACAGCAACTGGACGGAAATGTGATAGGACCTAAAATTATGGGGGATTCTGTTGGTTTATCTCCTCTTTGGATTATTTCTGTTGTTATTTTAGGGGGATCCCTTTTTGGTTTTATCGGAGTCTTTTTGGCTGTTCCTATATCGGCGGTTATGAAAGAGGTTTATGAGTTAATGTTAAAGAAACGTTTAAAAAGATAA
- a CDS encoding patatin-like phospholipase family protein, whose product MKKIGLVLCGGGAKGAYQVGVLRVLEEFGLLSHIHAVAGSSIGGVNGALFLQYTPEEMEKFWLNCPWSSIFSISKENMNRMNQIVDSINYRKIPSFMGMMNLAGMANQVGLPLKRKGFDKVFRYYLNPVSIQEDHRDLYISCKESKSSRRRFFKLNDLSYHQMKGVLLATTAVPGLYEPVSIEGVNYVDPMKSELAPLRPLLSTDCETIIVVYLDPRSRIGKSSIEGKRIIEIFPSKELGNGIYGSFDFRPEVLKYYMDLGSEDAYRILYRVLRENPQSPNRVRVKK is encoded by the coding sequence ATGAAAAAAATAGGTTTAGTTTTATGCGGAGGTGGGGCAAAGGGCGCGTATCAGGTTGGTGTTCTGCGTGTGCTTGAGGAATTTGGACTATTATCCCATATCCATGCCGTGGCAGGATCTTCCATTGGAGGAGTCAATGGTGCGTTATTTTTGCAATATACGCCAGAAGAAATGGAAAAGTTTTGGCTCAATTGCCCGTGGTCTTCTATTTTTTCAATCAGCAAAGAAAATATGAATCGAATGAATCAAATTGTAGATTCTATAAATTATCGAAAAATCCCTTCTTTTATGGGGATGATGAATCTAGCAGGCATGGCTAATCAGGTTGGCTTACCTTTAAAAAGGAAGGGGTTTGATAAAGTTTTTCGTTATTATTTAAATCCTGTTTCAATTCAAGAGGATCATCGTGATCTTTATATTTCCTGTAAGGAGTCTAAGTCTTCACGACGACGTTTTTTTAAATTGAATGATCTTTCTTATCACCAGATGAAAGGTGTTCTTTTAGCGACAACTGCCGTGCCAGGATTATACGAACCTGTTTCGATTGAAGGGGTTAATTATGTTGATCCAATGAAATCGGAGTTGGCTCCTCTTCGCCCCTTATTATCAACGGATTGTGAGACTATTATTGTTGTTTATTTGGATCCACGTTCAAGAATTGGAAAGTCCTCGATTGAAGGAAAAAGAATTATTGAAATTTTTCCGAGTAAAGAGCTGGGGAACGGAATTTATGGATCGTTTGATTTTAGACCGGAAGTGTTGAAGTATTATATGGATTTAGGCAGTGAGGATGCGTATCGAATTTTATATCGTGTGTTGAGGGAGAATCCTCAGTCGCCAAACCGCGTGCGGGTGAAAAAATAG
- a CDS encoding carbohydrate kinase family protein, with translation MAKVICPGEVLIDFISLENGKKLVDVERFQKKAGGAPANVATALVKLGASAEFVGAVGKDSFGKFLMDTLERYQVGTKHVIKDETLGTTIAYVSIDEQGERDFEFMRGADGNLSPDQIDFEAFKDCKIVHLGSATALLGDKLYEVYKSFISFAIENHKFISFDPNYREALYHDKKELFIKHCKEVIKSVDLIKVSEEEGQIITGETDHQKMILALHELGAKIVTLTLGKEGSLISINKIYKVESVPVNMIDSTGAGDAFIGALLSQIANLNNPKEILTDEAMLVEFTQNANKVGALTTTKLGALDSIPSWDEIAM, from the coding sequence ATGGCAAAGGTAATTTGTCCAGGTGAAGTGTTAATTGATTTTATTTCGCTTGAAAATGGTAAGAAGTTAGTAGACGTAGAACGTTTTCAAAAGAAGGCAGGAGGGGCTCCTGCAAATGTAGCAACAGCGCTTGTTAAATTAGGTGCATCGGCTGAATTTGTGGGTGCGGTTGGAAAGGATTCGTTCGGTAAGTTTTTAATGGATACACTTGAGCGTTATCAAGTAGGAACAAAACACGTGATTAAGGATGAAACGCTTGGAACGACAATTGCCTATGTTTCAATCGATGAGCAAGGGGAACGCGATTTTGAGTTCATGCGAGGGGCAGATGGAAATCTATCACCTGATCAAATTGACTTTGAAGCATTTAAGGATTGTAAAATTGTTCATTTAGGGAGTGCAACGGCCTTATTAGGAGATAAACTTTATGAGGTTTATAAGTCATTTATTTCATTTGCTATCGAGAATCATAAGTTTATTTCATTTGATCCAAATTATCGCGAGGCACTTTATCATGATAAAAAGGAATTGTTTATTAAACATTGTAAGGAAGTAATTAAATCGGTTGATTTGATTAAAGTATCAGAGGAAGAAGGACAGATTATTACGGGGGAAACGGATCATCAGAAAATGATTTTAGCATTGCATGAGTTAGGGGCTAAAATTGTAACGTTAACACTTGGAAAAGAGGGGTCCCTCATCTCAATTAATAAAATTTATAAAGTTGAGAGTGTCCCAGTTAACATGATTGATTCAACAGGAGCAGGTGATGCTTTTATCGGAGCACTATTATCCCAAATTGCGAACTTAAACAATCCGAAAGAAATTTTAACGGATGAAGCAATGTTAGTCGAGTTTACCCAAAATGCGAATAAAGTAGGTGCGTTAACAACAACAAAATTGGGAGCGTTAGACTCTATTCCATCATGGGATGAAATTGCGATGTAA
- a CDS encoding glycoside hydrolase family 32 protein, producing the protein MEWTTEQRYRRIEEVSKEEYGKLIDQVKHCPYRQMYHIQPVTGLLNDPNGFSYFNGEYHLFYQWFPLGPVHGVKYWYHTVSKDLVHWRNEGIALEPDRPFDSHGVFSGTAIEKDHQLYLMYTGNARDKDWVRYPTQCLAVMNKEGKIMKYEEPVIKNRPYQVTEHFRDPKVFQVGDMYYCLIGAELEGNQGTVVYYQSKDLVEWTYKGEVKTSFKGNGFMWECPDYFTQNGKGVMILSPQGMESQGDLYNNIFQSGYLIGEEIDWQNGVFKHGSFVELDRGFEFYAPQTMQDPSGRRILVGWFGLPGVDCVSDENGWAHCLTIPRELIVEENRLWQRPIKELEQLRKEAHTVTHLLQQESISFEKINGIVYELTAEFTEIEAQVVGIKLRKGDNEETVFYYDLINRKLVLDRSKSGRTCGDEYGTVRKCHFDEKQLKLQIFVDVSSIEIFVNDGLEVFSTRIFTKIESAGIEFFTDGMVQLKTTKWGLNV; encoded by the coding sequence ATGGAGTGGACAACAGAGCAACGTTATCGACGAATTGAAGAAGTCTCGAAAGAAGAATATGGGAAATTAATTGATCAGGTGAAACATTGCCCGTATCGACAAATGTATCATATTCAGCCCGTCACAGGGTTATTAAATGATCCAAATGGATTTAGTTATTTCAATGGGGAGTACCATTTGTTTTATCAATGGTTTCCACTAGGACCCGTTCATGGGGTGAAGTACTGGTATCATACAGTATCGAAGGATTTAGTTCATTGGAGAAACGAAGGAATCGCCTTAGAACCTGATCGTCCTTTTGATAGTCATGGCGTCTTTTCAGGAACGGCCATTGAAAAGGACCACCAGTTGTATTTAATGTATACGGGAAATGCGCGTGATAAAGATTGGGTTAGGTATCCAACGCAATGTTTGGCAGTGATGAACAAAGAAGGGAAGATAATGAAATATGAGGAACCGGTAATTAAAAATAGGCCTTATCAGGTAACCGAGCATTTTAGGGATCCAAAAGTTTTTCAAGTAGGAGACATGTATTATTGTCTTATTGGTGCTGAGCTAGAAGGAAATCAAGGAACTGTTGTTTATTATCAGTCAAAAGACTTAGTGGAATGGACCTACAAGGGTGAGGTGAAAACCTCATTTAAAGGAAATGGATTTATGTGGGAATGTCCAGACTATTTCACCCAAAACGGGAAGGGGGTCATGATTCTTTCACCGCAGGGAATGGAATCACAGGGAGATCTTTATAATAATATTTTTCAATCGGGGTATTTGATTGGGGAAGAAATTGATTGGCAGAATGGTGTATTTAAACATGGGAGTTTTGTTGAGTTAGATCGTGGATTTGAATTTTACGCTCCTCAAACGATGCAAGATCCAAGTGGAAGAAGGATTTTAGTTGGTTGGTTTGGTCTACCAGGTGTTGATTGTGTGAGTGATGAAAATGGTTGGGCACATTGTTTGACGATTCCACGTGAATTAATCGTGGAGGAGAATAGATTATGGCAACGTCCGATAAAAGAACTAGAGCAATTGCGAAAAGAAGCGCATACCGTCACGCACCTTTTGCAACAGGAATCAATCTCTTTTGAAAAAATTAACGGAATTGTTTATGAACTAACGGCTGAGTTTACCGAGATTGAAGCTCAAGTTGTCGGGATTAAACTTCGTAAAGGTGATAACGAAGAAACGGTCTTTTATTACGATTTAATCAATCGAAAACTTGTGTTAGATCGTTCAAAATCAGGACGTACATGTGGGGATGAATATGGAACGGTGAGAAAATGTCACTTTGATGAAAAACAATTGAAACTACAAATTTTTGTTGATGTTTCCTCTATTGAAATTTTTGTAAATGATGGGCTTGAAGTATTTTCTACACGAATTTTTACAAAAATTGAAAGCGCAGGCATTGAATTCTTTACGGATGGAATGGTACAATTGAAGACAACCAAATGGGGATTAAATGTTTAG
- a CDS encoding sucrose-specific PTS transporter subunit IIBC, which yields MKQQKYQETASQILFLVGGKENVVRVASCATRLRIVVCEDQKIDVEQIESLELVKGTFNNGGQFQIILGTGIVDQVYQEFLKQTGIQEIGKEELKEVAGAKMNVFQRVLKSLADVFVPILPALVAAGLLMGLNNVLTAQGLFIEGKSLIEAYPQMADLAEMINLFSNAAFTFLPVLIGFSAVKIFGGTPVLGAVIGAIMIHPDLLNGYSYGQALLDQTIPVWNVFGFEIAKVGYQGTVLPIIVSAFVLAKVERKTRKIVPAMFDNIITPLVAVLVTAVLTFIVIGPIMRIVGDGLTEAVMWLFFSLGPVGGAIYGVAYPLLVITGMHHSLVTAETQILANIGTLGGSPTFAVVAASNVAQGAAALAVMYLMKNDTKMKGLASASGVSALLGITEPAVFGVNLKLKYPFIGALVGSAVAAAYGTFMKVLSVSPGPAGLPGVIVIRPESMFQYMVTLGIAFVVGFIATLMLARMFNKKVKG from the coding sequence GTGAAACAACAAAAATATCAAGAAACGGCGAGTCAAATCCTTTTCCTTGTTGGAGGGAAAGAGAATGTTGTTCGAGTCGCAAGTTGTGCCACACGTTTACGGATTGTCGTGTGTGAGGATCAAAAAATAGATGTTGAACAAATTGAATCGTTAGAGTTAGTGAAGGGAACGTTTAATAATGGAGGACAGTTTCAAATTATATTAGGGACTGGAATCGTCGATCAGGTGTATCAAGAATTTCTGAAACAGACTGGGATTCAAGAAATTGGAAAAGAGGAACTAAAAGAGGTAGCTGGGGCAAAAATGAACGTTTTTCAACGAGTACTTAAGTCATTAGCCGATGTTTTTGTTCCCATTTTACCTGCCTTAGTTGCGGCTGGATTACTCATGGGACTAAATAATGTCTTAACTGCACAAGGTTTGTTTATCGAAGGGAAGTCTTTGATTGAAGCTTATCCGCAAATGGCAGACTTAGCAGAGATGATTAATTTATTTTCAAATGCAGCTTTTACCTTTTTACCTGTTTTAATTGGGTTTTCGGCGGTGAAGATTTTTGGAGGAACGCCTGTATTAGGGGCTGTTATCGGGGCCATTATGATTCATCCAGATTTATTAAATGGCTATAGCTATGGACAGGCTTTATTAGATCAGACGATACCTGTTTGGAATGTTTTTGGATTTGAAATCGCAAAGGTGGGGTATCAGGGAACAGTTTTACCAATTATTGTGTCGGCATTTGTGTTAGCAAAAGTCGAACGTAAAACACGAAAAATCGTTCCAGCTATGTTTGATAATATTATTACCCCGTTAGTTGCTGTGCTAGTAACGGCTGTTCTTACGTTTATCGTCATAGGTCCTATCATGCGAATCGTCGGGGACGGATTAACTGAGGCAGTCATGTGGTTATTTTTCTCTTTAGGTCCTGTTGGAGGGGCTATTTATGGGGTAGCTTATCCGTTATTAGTGATTACGGGAATGCATCACTCATTAGTTACAGCAGAAACTCAGATTTTAGCGAATATTGGGACACTAGGTGGATCACCTACTTTCGCTGTCGTTGCTGCCTCGAATGTCGCCCAAGGAGCAGCGGCGTTAGCGGTGATGTATTTGATGAAAAACGATACTAAAATGAAAGGATTAGCTTCGGCATCGGGAGTGTCGGCGTTACTTGGTATTACTGAGCCGGCAGTCTTTGGGGTTAATCTGAAGTTAAAATATCCGTTTATTGGGGCATTAGTTGGTTCAGCAGTAGCAGCGGCTTATGGAACTTTTATGAAGGTCTTATCTGTTTCACCAGGGCCTGCTGGGTTACCTGGTGTGATCGTTATTCGTCCAGAATCAATGTTTCAATATATGGTGACTTTAGGTATCGCATTTGTCGTTGGATTTATCGCAACGCTCATGTTAGCGCGAATGTTTAATAAAAAAGTCAAAGGTTAG
- a CDS encoding LacI family DNA-binding transcriptional regulator — translation MSTIKEVAKRAGVSVGTVSKVINNIAVKPKTKQAVELAIKELNYEPNIYARGLKVNRTHTVALIIPTVWNPFYGELAFHIERYLREKQYKMILCNSEGDYVTELAYFTMAKQNQVDGIITVTYSDIESYISNSIPLISIDRFFNDNIPYVSSDNFSGGALAAKHLDDVGCQSVCFIGHGSKKDNATRNRRKGFVDYCERHQKSYLIFDDQGHHETFQRNLELFLKKEVIETSTIDGIFAVTDDYAFQVIDYVTKNGKRIPEDVQIIGFDGIKSSATDEIKITTICQPIEEIAKMSVNGVIALINKREVSHEVLLPVQLFQGKTTKG, via the coding sequence GTGTCAACGATTAAAGAGGTAGCAAAGCGAGCAGGAGTTTCTGTTGGAACAGTGTCAAAGGTAATTAATAATATCGCGGTGAAGCCGAAAACAAAACAGGCTGTTGAGCTAGCTATTAAAGAATTAAATTATGAACCTAATATTTATGCACGTGGTTTAAAAGTTAACCGTACTCATACTGTTGCACTTATTATTCCAACAGTATGGAATCCATTTTATGGGGAATTAGCTTTTCATATTGAACGTTATTTAAGGGAAAAACAATATAAAATGATTCTTTGTAATTCAGAGGGAGATTACGTAACAGAACTTGCTTATTTTACAATGGCGAAACAAAATCAGGTGGATGGAATTATTACGGTTACTTATAGTGATATTGAGTCTTATATTTCTAACAGTATACCATTAATTAGTATTGATCGTTTTTTTAATGATAACATTCCCTATGTGAGTAGTGATAACTTTTCGGGAGGAGCTTTGGCGGCCAAGCATTTAGACGATGTAGGTTGTCAATCCGTTTGTTTTATTGGGCACGGATCAAAGAAAGATAATGCCACAAGAAATCGGAGAAAAGGTTTTGTTGACTATTGCGAAAGACATCAAAAATCCTATCTGATATTTGATGATCAGGGGCATCATGAAACTTTTCAGAGAAATTTAGAATTATTTTTAAAAAAAGAGGTCATCGAAACATCAACGATTGATGGAATATTTGCAGTAACGGATGATTACGCCTTTCAGGTGATAGACTACGTAACAAAAAATGGGAAGAGGATTCCAGAAGATGTTCAGATTATTGGTTTTGATGGAATTAAATCTTCAGCAACGGATGAAATTAAAATTACAACGATTTGTCAGCCGATTGAAGAAATCGCTAAAATGAGCGTTAATGGGGTGATCGCCTTAATTAATAAACGAGAGGTTTCCCATGAGGTATTATTGCCTGTTCAGCTTTTCCAAGGAAAGACAACGAAAGGATAG
- a CDS encoding YecA family protein, which translates to MQNINDMVKESMVSNVIKCEYTESFETILNKLKKTQLKSIVDAHGLKGCSALAKGGLIERIKETISDANRLEYILCGFDELMMSDFVMLANEAYVTQDATLSGCVLVLYRLGYVLPVMKDKEVVYVMPEVVKEAYKAIDLTTLEATKARADLIYLYMKALVNLYGVCEFNQLVTVFNQYEEGELTPEEALNVLFCKLTFKGDVQSFGPLFVSDALLMDSEMEAVKLYDLHQDKPYYMPTKEEVLKFGTDQGDWTEELEKVEAFIFEHIVHNDQEAHEITDAIGVSFAYEYQPKYAFMLLEDRGVEIGAYGTSQQLMVLLTDAYNHARTWENKGFRQIDLKDSQQSESAPMIVPMINPVKSTKVGRNEPCPCESGKKYKKCCGR; encoded by the coding sequence ATGCAAAATATCAATGATATGGTGAAAGAATCAATGGTTTCGAATGTCATTAAATGTGAGTATACAGAAAGTTTCGAGACGATTTTAAATAAATTAAAGAAAACACAGTTAAAGTCAATTGTGGATGCCCATGGTTTAAAGGGGTGTTCGGCTTTAGCGAAAGGTGGACTCATCGAGCGTATTAAAGAGACGATTAGTGATGCTAACCGACTTGAGTATATTCTTTGCGGATTTGATGAATTAATGATGAGTGATTTTGTCATGTTAGCAAACGAAGCGTATGTAACACAAGATGCGACATTAAGTGGATGTGTCCTTGTGTTATATCGTTTAGGTTACGTTTTGCCGGTGATGAAAGATAAGGAAGTTGTCTATGTCATGCCTGAAGTGGTTAAAGAGGCATACAAAGCCATTGATTTAACAACGTTAGAGGCGACTAAAGCCCGTGCAGATTTAATTTATCTTTATATGAAGGCTCTTGTTAATTTATATGGTGTGTGTGAGTTTAATCAATTAGTAACTGTCTTTAATCAATACGAAGAGGGAGAGTTAACCCCTGAGGAAGCCTTAAATGTGCTGTTTTGTAAATTAACCTTTAAAGGGGATGTTCAGTCGTTTGGGCCTTTATTTGTGAGCGACGCATTACTCATGGATTCAGAGATGGAGGCGGTTAAGTTATACGATCTTCATCAAGATAAGCCATACTATATGCCGACCAAAGAGGAAGTTTTAAAATTCGGAACGGATCAAGGAGATTGGACAGAGGAGCTTGAAAAAGTAGAAGCGTTTATTTTTGAGCATATTGTTCATAATGATCAGGAGGCACATGAGATTACAGATGCAATTGGCGTATCTTTTGCCTACGAGTATCAACCTAAATACGCCTTTATGTTACTAGAGGACCGTGGGGTTGAAATTGGTGCATATGGGACAAGTCAACAATTAATGGTATTATTAACGGATGCCTATAACCACGCCCGTACGTGGGAAAACAAAGGATTCCGTCAAATCGACTTAAAAGATAGTCAACAATCAGAGAGTGCACCAATGATTGTACCGATGATTAATCCAGTTAAATCGACAAAAGTAGGTCGCAATGAACCATGCCCATGCGAGAGTGGTAAAAAATACAAAAAATGTTGTGGACGATAA
- a CDS encoding site-2 protease family protein, translated as MAVFWYVLVAYLSIFIHELGHYTSAYLFGIKATDVITGMGFKFFTFKTKSTTFRFNIIPGGGVTIYPQNQELTLSRLKQFIVLGSGVTFNYIAAVCATTLYLKTSPIAGFLAFNQMIINFIKTLFTLFSIDHFLAPHVGMAESIGMIANQFTTGQFVLFIFIFMNLLLFLFNLLPIPYFDGGQMISLYTDPILQRIGLSEAVLEQIKILINQLIGILLLIAACLPLINEAYHRIIKTYLSEHDMIKWALIVVGFLLIKRLVSPLISSHKKKKRV; from the coding sequence ATGGCCGTTTTTTGGTATGTTTTAGTTGCTTATCTGAGCATTTTTATTCATGAACTTGGACACTATACATCAGCCTATCTTTTCGGTATTAAGGCCACAGACGTTATTACGGGAATGGGATTTAAATTCTTCACGTTTAAAACAAAATCCACGACATTCCGATTCAACATTATTCCTGGTGGAGGCGTGACCATCTATCCGCAAAATCAGGAATTAACTCTTTCACGTTTAAAACAGTTTATCGTCCTAGGTTCTGGAGTCACCTTTAACTATATAGCCGCTGTTTGTGCGACTACACTCTACCTTAAAACATCACCGATTGCTGGATTTTTGGCTTTTAATCAAATGATTATTAATTTTATAAAGACACTCTTTACCCTCTTTTCTATCGATCATTTTTTGGCACCCCATGTTGGAATGGCAGAATCAATTGGAATGATCGCCAATCAATTTACAACGGGACAATTTGTTCTCTTCATTTTTATTTTTATGAATCTTCTTCTGTTTCTCTTTAACTTACTTCCTATTCCTTACTTTGACGGAGGACAGATGATTTCCCTTTATACGGATCCGATTCTTCAAAGGATAGGACTTTCAGAAGCAGTGTTAGAACAAATTAAAATTTTAATTAATCAATTAATCGGAATACTACTTCTCATCGCTGCCTGCTTACCTTTAATCAACGAGGCCTACCACCGTATCATTAAAACATATTTATCAGAACATGACATGATAAAGTGGGCCCTGATCGTCGTTGGGTTCTTATTGATTAAACGACTCGTTTCACCACTTATCTCATCACATAAAAAGAAAAAAAGAGTCTGA
- a CDS encoding DUF4430 domain-containing protein: MNFKKILIAFAVIVIGVTLTYTFSPTDGEREEKELVLTVIDEQTSSVLLDHQVFKTNASSLGEFLRENHEALQLEAEESKYGLYITGILGLSAKDNGPSGPFWLYQYESKEQGIVMPLGQAPSADQLPLFDKDEVTFHYSSLLGGENEG; this comes from the coding sequence TTGAACTTCAAAAAGATACTTATCGCTTTCGCGGTTATCGTGATCGGGGTTACGTTGACTTATACCTTCTCGCCAACTGATGGTGAACGAGAAGAAAAGGAGCTTGTTCTCACGGTAATTGATGAACAAACCTCATCGGTTTTACTTGATCATCAAGTGTTTAAGACAAATGCAAGTTCCTTGGGTGAATTTTTAAGAGAAAATCATGAAGCATTACAGTTAGAGGCTGAGGAATCTAAATACGGACTATACATTACAGGAATTTTAGGTTTGAGTGCGAAAGACAATGGTCCCTCGGGTCCTTTTTGGCTTTATCAATATGAGTCAAAAGAGCAGGGAATCGTCATGCCTCTTGGTCAGGCCCCTAGTGCTGATCAACTTCCCCTTTTTGATAAAGATGAGGTGACTTTCCACTATAGTTCCCTGCTAGGGGGCGAAAATGAAGGTTAG
- a CDS encoding aldo/keto reductase, with amino-acid sequence MEKFKLGMSDQMVSQIALGCMGLGGSWNKSEGMTKEDEITAVKAVEAALEQGINFFDHADIYKNGKSESAFSAIWEANLVDRESIYIQSKCGIRLADDLFMGSAPHYDLSYAYIMKSVDGILKRLKTDYLDTLLLHRPDALVEPEEVARAFRDLKEQQKVRYFGVSNHNAAQIALLQSYLSDPLVTNQLELSLVQSQLIDEGLNVNCAVNPGNYRNDGTFEYCRLNQLTIQAWSPLAGGQLATKEGREVYPTLVQTIERYAKEYEVSFEAIMIAWLLRHPAHIQPIVGTKTPSRIKAACEATRISLTKEQWYHLYNSGLGKHLL; translated from the coding sequence GTGGAAAAATTTAAACTAGGAATGAGTGACCAAATGGTATCTCAAATTGCCCTCGGTTGTATGGGACTAGGGGGATCTTGGAATAAGAGTGAAGGGATGACAAAAGAAGACGAAATAACAGCTGTTAAAGCGGTAGAGGCAGCACTTGAGCAAGGAATTAATTTTTTTGACCATGCGGATATTTATAAAAATGGCAAATCGGAAAGCGCCTTTTCTGCGATTTGGGAGGCTAATCTTGTGGACCGAGAGTCAATTTATATTCAATCTAAGTGTGGGATTCGATTGGCGGATGACTTATTTATGGGCTCTGCTCCCCACTATGATTTAAGTTATGCTTATATTATGAAGTCGGTTGATGGTATTTTAAAACGTTTGAAAACGGATTATTTAGATACGTTATTACTTCATCGTCCCGACGCCTTAGTTGAACCTGAGGAGGTAGCGAGAGCATTTCGTGATTTAAAGGAACAACAAAAGGTCCGTTATTTTGGGGTGAGTAACCATAATGCAGCCCAGATAGCTTTATTACAATCGTATTTAAGTGATCCGCTTGTGACGAATCAATTAGAACTTTCGTTAGTTCAGTCTCAACTTATTGACGAGGGATTAAACGTAAATTGTGCAGTGAATCCCGGAAATTATCGAAATGATGGAACCTTTGAATATTGCCGTTTGAATCAATTAACGATTCAAGCTTGGTCTCCCCTTGCAGGTGGGCAATTAGCAACGAAGGAAGGGAGAGAAGTGTATCCTACATTAGTTCAAACGATTGAACGTTATGCAAAGGAATACGAGGTTAGTTTTGAGGCTATTATGATTGCCTGGTTACTTCGCCATCCGGCTCATATTCAGCCGATTGTGGGAACAAAGACCCCATCGCGTATAAAGGCTGCTTGTGAGGCAACACGTATCTCGTTAACTAAAGAGCAGTGGTATCATTTATATAATAGTGGATTAGGAAAGCATTTGTTATAA